In Candidatus Nitrospira nitrificans, one DNA window encodes the following:
- the folP gene encoding dihydropteroate synthase: MGVVNVTTDSFYDGGRYIEPERAIAHALELVEQGADIIDVGGESTRPGAGSVREKDELAHVIPVVKGLAHRVSVPISIDTTKSRVAEVALDCGASIINDVSALRHDPAMASIIARFDAGVVLMHMQGTPQTMQQSPRYSDVVGEVVSFLDERVQAALRAGIAGTNIVLDPGFGFGKLVNHNLHLLDGLSAVAALDRPVLVGLSRKAFIGKVVGRPVEHREWGTAATVALAVDRGAHILRVHDVAMMIDVVKMAAALNPRWFCREDHDA, from the coding sequence ATGGGGGTCGTGAATGTCACGACTGATTCCTTCTATGATGGTGGGCGATATATCGAGCCTGAGCGAGCCATTGCGCATGCACTGGAACTTGTTGAGCAGGGGGCGGATATCATCGATGTCGGGGGAGAATCAACTCGGCCAGGCGCCGGTTCCGTTCGTGAAAAGGATGAACTGGCCCACGTCATTCCGGTCGTAAAAGGTCTGGCCCATCGTGTGTCGGTTCCAATTTCGATCGATACCACCAAGTCGCGAGTCGCTGAAGTCGCTCTGGATTGTGGAGCGTCGATCATCAACGACGTGAGCGCGCTGCGGCACGATCCTGCCATGGCGTCGATCATTGCCCGATTCGATGCGGGCGTTGTTCTGATGCACATGCAAGGGACTCCGCAAACGATGCAACAATCACCACGGTATTCCGATGTGGTCGGCGAAGTCGTGAGTTTTCTCGATGAGCGTGTGCAAGCGGCGCTCCGTGCAGGGATTGCCGGAACGAACATCGTGCTTGATCCTGGCTTTGGTTTTGGTAAGCTGGTGAACCATAACCTTCATCTTCTTGATGGATTATCTGCTGTCGCGGCATTGGACCGCCCCGTATTGGTTGGTCTGTCACGGAAGGCGTTTATCGGGAAGGTGGTTGGACGGCCTGTTGAACATCGAGAATGGGGGACCGCGGCGACGGTAGCGTTGGCAGTTGATCGCGGCGCTCACATTCTGCGTGTCCATGATGTCGCCATGATGATTGATGTCGTCAAGATGGCTGCCGCGTTGAATCCGCGCTGGTTTTGCCGGGAGGATCATGATGCGTAA
- the ftsH gene encoding ATP-dependent zinc metalloprotease FtsH, protein MNSRVKNLLFWVVVGLFMILLFNLFSVPTHAPEEEVIFSDFMAKLDKGDFEKVIIKGNHISGVLKDKTRIRTYSADYPDFVKVLREKDVQIEVKPPDESPWYITFLVTWGPFILFLGLWFFLMRQMQVGGNKALSFGKSRARMLTEERKKITFSDVAGVDEAKEEVLEIIEFLKDPRKFQKLGGRIPKGVLVVGPPGTGKTLLAKAIAGEAGVPFFSISGSDFVEMFVGVGASRVRDLFEQGKKHAPCIIFIDEIDAVGRLRGAGLGGGHDEREQTLNQLLVEMDGFDTTEGVILVAATNRPDVLDPALLRPGRFDRQVVVNRPDLKGRSEILKVHTKKVPVATNVELEKIARGTPGFSGADLENLVNEAALWAARQNKKEVENIDFEMAKDKVMMGAERKSMILTDEEKRITAYHEAGHALMAKLLPGTDPVHKVTIIPRGRALGVTMQLPTDDRHNYSKEFLYNTLAILMGGRVAEELVFKHVTTGAGNDLERATDLARKMVCEWGMSEKLGPLTFGQKEDSVFLGRDFATKRDVSDQVALEIDLEIKRFVTENYERAKRVLTEQMTSLKALAEALLEKEVLDAPEIDQILLQSSSQTVPA, encoded by the coding sequence ATGAATTCCCGGGTCAAGAACTTGCTTTTCTGGGTGGTGGTCGGCTTGTTCATGATTCTCCTGTTTAATCTGTTCAGCGTGCCGACTCACGCGCCTGAAGAAGAAGTGATATTCAGCGATTTTATGGCCAAGCTCGATAAGGGTGATTTTGAAAAGGTCATCATCAAGGGCAATCATATCAGTGGGGTCCTGAAGGACAAGACTCGCATCCGTACCTATTCGGCTGATTACCCTGATTTTGTGAAGGTCCTTCGTGAAAAGGACGTTCAGATTGAGGTGAAGCCACCGGACGAGAGTCCGTGGTACATCACGTTCCTGGTTACATGGGGACCATTTATTCTGTTCCTTGGCCTCTGGTTTTTCTTGATGCGTCAGATGCAAGTCGGTGGGAACAAGGCTCTGTCGTTCGGGAAGAGCCGCGCCCGCATGTTGACGGAGGAACGAAAGAAAATCACATTTTCAGATGTAGCCGGTGTTGATGAGGCAAAAGAGGAAGTTCTTGAAATCATTGAGTTTCTAAAAGATCCCCGTAAGTTTCAAAAACTTGGTGGGCGCATACCGAAGGGTGTGCTGGTCGTCGGTCCTCCGGGGACAGGAAAGACCTTGTTGGCAAAGGCGATAGCCGGAGAAGCCGGAGTACCGTTCTTCAGCATCAGTGGTTCTGATTTCGTGGAGATGTTTGTAGGCGTCGGAGCCTCACGGGTCAGGGATTTGTTTGAACAGGGAAAGAAACATGCCCCCTGCATTATTTTCATCGATGAGATTGATGCGGTCGGTCGTTTACGGGGCGCGGGCCTTGGCGGTGGGCATGATGAACGGGAGCAAACGCTCAATCAGTTGCTCGTGGAAATGGACGGTTTCGACACGACGGAGGGGGTCATTTTAGTCGCGGCGACCAATCGCCCCGACGTACTTGATCCGGCCTTGCTGAGACCAGGACGTTTTGATCGGCAGGTGGTGGTCAATCGCCCGGACCTCAAGGGGCGGTCTGAAATCTTGAAGGTCCATACGAAAAAAGTTCCTGTCGCCACGAATGTCGAATTGGAAAAGATCGCCAGAGGAACTCCTGGGTTTTCAGGCGCCGATCTGGAAAACCTCGTGAATGAAGCGGCGCTGTGGGCGGCTCGCCAGAACAAGAAGGAAGTCGAAAATATAGACTTCGAGATGGCGAAGGATAAGGTCATGATGGGGGCCGAACGGAAGAGCATGATTCTCACCGATGAAGAAAAGAGAATTACCGCCTACCATGAAGCCGGCCACGCATTGATGGCGAAGCTTCTACCGGGGACGGACCCCGTTCATAAGGTGACGATCATTCCAAGAGGTCGGGCTTTGGGCGTGACGATGCAGCTGCCGACAGATGATCGACACAACTATTCCAAGGAATTTCTCTACAATACCTTGGCGATCCTTATGGGTGGACGCGTTGCTGAAGAGCTTGTATTCAAACATGTCACGACCGGAGCCGGTAATGATCTTGAACGTGCGACGGACCTTGCCCGCAAGATGGTATGTGAATGGGGTATGAGTGAGAAGTTGGGGCCATTGACCTTTGGGCAAAAGGAAGATTCGGTATTTCTCGGACGAGATTTTGCCACGAAACGAGATGTCAGTGATCAAGTTGCGCTTGAAATCGACTTGGAAATCAAGCGATTCGTCACGGAAAATTATGAACGCGCCAAGCGTGTGCTGACCGAGCAAATGACGAGTCTGAAGGCGTTGGCGGAGGCATTACTTGAAAAAGAAGTGCTCGACGCGCCGGAAATTGATCAGATTCTATTGCAATCCTCCTCTCAAACAGTTCCAGCCTGA
- the hpt gene encoding hypoxanthine phosphoribosyltransferase translates to MERMFGRPIVTQEQMRGRIRELGRQISADYAGKDLVLVGVLKGAYAFFADLARAIRIPVRVDFIIVTSYGTQTKTSGKVKLVTELTEKIKDRDVLLVEDIVDSGLTVQYLTKTLAKQKPRSIKVCTLLSKPERRVVDVPLQYVGFRIPNQYVVGYGLDYQQQYRNLPYLAVLDQPNQHEE, encoded by the coding sequence ATGGAACGTATGTTTGGACGCCCGATCGTGACCCAGGAGCAGATGCGGGGCCGGATCCGCGAGCTGGGGCGACAGATCAGCGCCGACTATGCCGGGAAGGATCTTGTGCTCGTCGGCGTGCTCAAAGGGGCCTATGCGTTTTTTGCCGATTTGGCACGAGCGATTCGAATTCCCGTGCGGGTCGATTTTATCATTGTGACGAGCTATGGAACGCAGACGAAGACCTCTGGGAAGGTCAAGCTTGTGACCGAGTTGACTGAAAAGATCAAGGATAGGGATGTGCTCCTGGTTGAAGATATCGTCGATTCCGGATTAACGGTTCAATATCTCACCAAGACGTTGGCCAAGCAGAAACCGAGAAGCATCAAGGTCTGTACCTTGTTGAGTAAACCAGAACGCCGCGTCGTCGATGTCCCGCTGCAGTATGTCGGGTTCAGGATTCCGAACCAGTACGTGGTAGGGTACGGACTCGATTACCAGCAACAGTACAGGAACCTTCCGTACCTCGCCGTTCTCGACCAGCCGAATCAGCACGAGGAGTAG
- the tilS gene encoding tRNA lysidine(34) synthetase TilS — protein MRQSEGDEFLQPLVNGSIHATAWPPLLHQVVRTVRSRSLFQRGQHIVVAISGGPDSVALLSILHHLRSSWALTLSAVHCNYGLRGAESEGDQQFVKAFCQELGVSLHVRRVDLQLDGRRTSLQAVARDFRYRVMQEIAEQCGADRIAVGHTANDQAETVLLWMLRGAGPTGLSGMPAFRDHNIIRPLYDTKRQEILTYLRTTGLSFREDSSNFKPHYLRNRVRTEVIPVLTQLVQSSVDALCRFAEICREDDRYLDQQSTALSSPALKQESDGGWTIDRGCFLELPRALQRRCIRNLFRRNDAQFRSPSLRTVDRIIRLASGKGSGSSLDVKGGHVLVGDCHLRFVPLQAREISHAGQPHDRCQEFLSVPGELIWSGTGQRLQVQQQARTRMCAPLGKDRILVDADRVSQPLVVRNWLPGDRFHPSGMGGHSKKIQDFFTDLKVPIAARSLVPLVVAPEGILWVVGYRQDERWAPTAATKRCLFFTSENLA, from the coding sequence ATGAGACAATCGGAAGGCGATGAGTTCTTGCAACCGCTCGTAAACGGATCCATCCATGCAACGGCCTGGCCCCCGCTGCTGCATCAGGTCGTTCGAACGGTTCGGTCCAGAAGCCTCTTTCAGCGCGGACAGCACATCGTGGTCGCCATCTCGGGTGGCCCCGACTCCGTCGCCTTGCTATCGATCCTGCACCACCTTCGATCAAGTTGGGCGCTGACCCTATCAGCCGTTCATTGCAATTATGGATTACGAGGGGCTGAGTCCGAGGGGGACCAACAATTTGTGAAGGCATTTTGCCAAGAGCTCGGAGTTTCTCTCCATGTTCGACGGGTTGACTTGCAGCTCGATGGGCGCAGGACCTCCTTGCAGGCGGTGGCGCGTGACTTCCGCTATCGAGTGATGCAGGAGATTGCTGAGCAATGTGGAGCCGATCGCATTGCCGTGGGCCATACGGCGAATGACCAGGCTGAGACAGTGTTGCTCTGGATGCTTCGTGGCGCGGGACCGACCGGTCTGTCCGGCATGCCGGCATTCCGGGATCACAATATTATTCGGCCTTTGTACGACACCAAGCGGCAGGAAATCCTGACGTATCTTCGCACAACTGGGTTGTCGTTTCGGGAGGATTCCAGCAATTTCAAGCCGCATTACTTGCGGAACCGGGTGAGGACGGAGGTCATTCCGGTTCTGACTCAGTTGGTCCAATCGAGTGTCGACGCACTCTGTAGGTTCGCAGAGATCTGCAGGGAAGACGATCGCTACCTGGATCAGCAGAGTACCGCCCTCTCTTCTCCGGCCCTGAAACAAGAATCCGACGGAGGATGGACGATCGATCGCGGTTGTTTTCTGGAGCTTCCGCGCGCCCTTCAACGGCGATGCATCCGAAACCTCTTTCGACGGAATGATGCCCAATTTCGCTCACCCAGTCTCCGAACGGTTGATCGCATCATTCGCCTGGCCTCAGGGAAGGGATCCGGTTCAAGTCTCGATGTGAAGGGGGGACATGTTCTTGTCGGTGATTGCCATCTACGGTTTGTTCCGCTTCAAGCACGAGAAATTTCCCATGCCGGACAACCGCATGACCGATGTCAGGAATTCTTATCTGTGCCGGGAGAGCTCATATGGTCTGGAACGGGTCAACGTCTTCAGGTACAACAGCAGGCACGTACCCGGATGTGTGCTCCTCTCGGAAAGGATCGGATTCTGGTGGATGCAGATCGCGTGTCTCAGCCGCTGGTGGTACGGAACTGGTTGCCGGGAGATCGATTCCATCCCTCCGGGATGGGAGGACATTCGAAAAAAATTCAGGATTTTTTCACCGATCTGAAGGTGCCGATTGCCGCCCGATCGCTCGTCCCCCTGGTGGTGGCTCCCGAGGGAATTCTCTGGGTCGTCGGCTATCGACAGGATGAACGCTGGGCGCCCACTGCCGCTACGAAACGCTGTCTATTCTTTACTTCTGAAAATCTAGCGTGA
- a CDS encoding bifunctional riboflavin kinase/FAD synthetase — translation MNVTHGYSGEVVRPYPVGTIGNFDGHHLGHHALLKRVVETARSAHGTAVVLTFDPHPVKILAPHVDLRFLTSEEEKRAHFERAGIDEVVSLDFTHAFAAFSPAMFAEQVLSKGLGLKEIFVGQHFVFGHKREGTIGDLIALGKRFGFTVHPTPPVMIDGGVVSSTRIRRLIISGQVDHAAVLLGRHYALSGVVSPGEGRGRTLGCPTANLRLPPDRVVPADGIYASVAILGQERYDSVAYIGTRPTFDGGERGLEVSLLDGAYELYGRTLTVEFIGRIRGDAQFDSGEALSRQIAADVDSARDILRRYHETIGRR, via the coding sequence ATGAACGTGACCCACGGATATTCGGGCGAGGTCGTGCGGCCGTATCCGGTTGGAACCATCGGGAATTTCGACGGGCATCATCTCGGTCATCATGCGCTCTTGAAACGGGTGGTGGAGACGGCGCGCAGTGCCCATGGAACGGCTGTCGTTCTGACGTTCGATCCTCACCCCGTGAAAATCCTTGCCCCTCACGTTGACCTGCGGTTCTTGACGAGCGAGGAAGAGAAACGTGCTCATTTTGAACGGGCGGGGATCGATGAAGTGGTCTCCCTGGATTTTACTCACGCGTTTGCCGCATTCTCCCCGGCGATGTTCGCTGAACAGGTGCTTTCCAAAGGGCTCGGACTCAAAGAAATCTTTGTCGGACAACATTTTGTCTTCGGGCACAAGCGGGAAGGGACCATCGGCGATTTGATCGCGCTCGGCAAGCGATTCGGTTTCACCGTCCACCCGACTCCTCCCGTGATGATCGATGGAGGAGTGGTCAGCTCGACGAGAATCCGGCGGCTCATCATTTCCGGTCAGGTCGATCACGCGGCTGTCTTGCTCGGCCGGCACTATGCGTTGAGCGGCGTCGTCTCTCCCGGCGAGGGGAGAGGGCGCACGTTGGGATGTCCGACCGCCAACCTCCGGTTACCTCCGGACCGCGTGGTTCCTGCCGACGGGATTTATGCCTCTGTCGCAATCCTAGGCCAGGAGCGATATGATTCGGTTGCCTATATCGGTACAAGACCGACCTTTGATGGTGGTGAGCGTGGATTGGAAGTATCCCTCCTGGATGGGGCCTACGAGTTGTATGGACGCACGCTCACGGTTGAATTCATCGGTCGTATCCGAGGCGACGCGCAGTTCGATAGCGGAGAAGCGTTGAGCCGACAAATCGCGGCCGACGTGGATTCTGCGAGAGATATTCTCCGTCGATATCATGAGACAATCGGAAGGCGATGA
- the hemB gene encoding porphobilinogen synthase — MGFPIQRLRRLRQHESLRRLVRETTLSPSDFIYPLFVVEGQGRREEIASMPGQFRLSIDLLVKEAGEILALGIPAIILFGIPARKDERGSSGWDPNGIVQRAIKAVKQQVPGLLVITDVCIDEYTDHGHCGIVKDGKVLNDETLECLTVMARTHAEAGADMVAPSDMMDGRVAAIRRELDRSGFSELPILAYAAKFSSCFYAPFRDAAFSSPQFGDRQSYQMDPANAREALREIDLDIEEGADIVMVKPALPYLDIIALARARTLLPLAAYQVSGEYSMIKAAARAGWLDESRAMMESLLAIKRAGADLILSYFAKDAVKLLR; from the coding sequence ATGGGGTTTCCGATCCAGCGCCTCCGACGCCTGCGGCAACATGAATCGTTGCGTCGACTGGTGCGTGAAACGACGCTGTCTCCGTCGGATTTTATCTATCCGCTGTTCGTGGTCGAGGGGCAGGGGCGCCGCGAAGAGATTGCGTCGATGCCGGGCCAATTTCGGCTTTCCATCGATTTGTTGGTCAAAGAAGCGGGAGAGATTTTAGCCTTGGGGATTCCGGCCATCATTCTTTTCGGCATTCCCGCGCGCAAAGACGAACGTGGCAGCTCGGGATGGGACCCCAACGGCATTGTGCAGCGGGCGATCAAAGCGGTCAAACAACAGGTGCCGGGATTGCTTGTGATCACGGATGTCTGTATCGACGAGTATACCGACCATGGACATTGCGGAATCGTCAAGGATGGAAAAGTTCTCAATGATGAGACGCTCGAATGCCTCACGGTGATGGCCCGCACCCATGCCGAGGCTGGAGCCGATATGGTCGCGCCGTCGGATATGATGGATGGTCGTGTCGCCGCGATCAGACGCGAGTTAGATCGTTCCGGGTTCTCTGAGCTGCCGATTCTGGCCTATGCCGCCAAGTTTTCCTCTTGTTTCTATGCCCCGTTTCGCGATGCGGCGTTTTCCAGTCCTCAATTCGGCGACCGACAGTCCTATCAGATGGACCCGGCGAATGCGCGCGAAGCGCTTCGCGAGATCGATCTCGATATCGAAGAAGGCGCCGATATCGTCATGGTCAAACCGGCGTTGCCGTATCTGGACATCATCGCGCTGGCTCGCGCTCGGACGCTCCTCCCGCTCGCGGCGTATCAGGTGAGCGGCGAGTACAGTATGATCAAGGCGGCAGCGAGGGCGGGGTGGCTCGATGAGTCCCGGGCTATGATGGAATCGCTGTTGGCAATCAAACGGGCCGGAGCCGATCTGATCCTGTCCTACTTTGCCAAAGACGCCGTCAAACTGCTTCGCTGA
- a CDS encoding CBS domain-containing protein, giving the protein MVPVKSFMIPREKFVTVPRDTDTQTAARIMRDRGIGSLFVTNDREIIGIITDTDMMRRVVAAGTDATKTTVEQIMSAPIMTIEESKTLLDANDLMAQSHLRHLGVTRDGKLVGVISVRDLVVFLTNLPRK; this is encoded by the coding sequence ATGGTTCCTGTAAAGTCGTTCATGATTCCACGAGAAAAGTTCGTGACGGTGCCTCGTGATACCGATACACAGACGGCCGCGCGCATTATGCGCGATCGCGGGATCGGCAGTTTGTTCGTGACCAACGACCGTGAGATCATCGGCATCATCACGGACACGGACATGATGCGCCGGGTGGTGGCGGCCGGGACCGATGCCACGAAGACCACCGTCGAGCAAATTATGTCGGCGCCCATCATGACGATCGAGGAAAGCAAGACATTGTTGGATGCAAACGATCTCATGGCGCAGTCACACCTCCGACATTTGGGAGTGACGCGTGACGGGAAGTTGGTCGGGGTCATCTCCGTTCGCGACCTCGTCGTGTTCTTGACGAACCTTCCACGAAAGTAA
- the cobA gene encoding uroporphyrinogen-III C-methyltransferase, protein MVRRNKGKVYLVGAGPGDPGLLTLRGKECLEQADVVLYDYLANPTLLAHARDHAARVYVGRRGKGTYPEQEAINRLLIEQASAGNVVVRLKGGDPFVFGRGGEEAEALASAGIKFEIIPGVTAAVAAPAYAGIPVTHRTMASTLTIVTGHEDPEKPSTTLDWSRLASSQGTVVFLMGMKNLSTIAATLMAEGRAGSTPVAIIRWGTRVSQRTIIGTLADIVEKAESAHMEPPAVIVVGEVVRLRSKLNWFEQRPLFGKRVLMTRAKEQAGELAARLAGYGADPVEAPTIKIVPPPDWAPVDRALSEIRTYEWIIFTSVNGVSRFMTRLFARGFDARCLAGRQLCCIGPRTAQELEKFGVRADLVPEEYQAEGVLVALNRQELQGTRILIPRAETARELLPDELRAAGAHVDVIPVYRTLTPDEDVGGWRQELMDHRIHVVTFTSSSTVRNFVTMLGGAEAMKPLVQSVAIACIGPITAKTAEEYGLAVSIMPDENTIPALVDAIAHHYESREQVVTGAPQ, encoded by the coding sequence ATGGTACGACGAAACAAGGGGAAGGTCTATTTGGTCGGAGCTGGTCCGGGAGATCCTGGTCTGTTGACCCTTCGAGGAAAAGAGTGTCTTGAGCAGGCTGACGTGGTTCTCTACGATTATCTCGCCAATCCTACCCTCCTTGCCCACGCTCGAGATCATGCAGCGCGGGTGTATGTCGGACGGAGGGGCAAAGGCACCTACCCTGAACAGGAAGCGATCAATCGTCTATTGATTGAACAAGCGAGCGCAGGCAACGTGGTCGTGCGGTTGAAGGGAGGCGATCCGTTTGTCTTTGGGCGGGGAGGAGAGGAAGCGGAAGCGCTCGCGTCGGCCGGGATCAAATTCGAAATCATTCCTGGAGTGACCGCCGCTGTGGCCGCTCCTGCCTATGCCGGTATTCCGGTGACCCATCGGACAATGGCATCGACCTTGACGATTGTCACCGGACATGAAGATCCGGAAAAGCCTTCCACGACCCTGGATTGGTCACGGCTGGCGTCAAGCCAAGGGACGGTCGTCTTTCTCATGGGTATGAAAAATCTTTCGACGATCGCCGCAACGTTAATGGCTGAAGGGCGAGCCGGGTCGACTCCAGTGGCAATCATTCGATGGGGAACGAGAGTCTCGCAGCGGACCATTATCGGCACGTTGGCGGACATTGTTGAGAAAGCGGAGTCCGCGCACATGGAGCCGCCGGCCGTCATTGTCGTGGGGGAGGTCGTTCGACTTCGGTCGAAGCTCAACTGGTTCGAACAGCGCCCGCTCTTTGGAAAACGGGTGCTCATGACGCGCGCGAAAGAACAGGCCGGTGAGTTGGCCGCCCGGCTGGCCGGCTATGGCGCGGATCCCGTCGAGGCTCCGACGATCAAGATCGTTCCTCCTCCCGACTGGGCGCCTGTGGACCGCGCGCTTTCTGAGATCAGGACGTATGAGTGGATTATTTTTACCAGCGTCAATGGCGTGAGCCGTTTCATGACCAGGTTGTTCGCTCGTGGATTCGACGCGCGCTGCTTGGCCGGGCGGCAGCTATGTTGCATCGGGCCTCGCACCGCTCAGGAGTTGGAAAAGTTCGGAGTCAGAGCAGACCTGGTTCCGGAAGAATATCAGGCAGAAGGCGTATTGGTCGCGCTGAATCGGCAGGAGTTACAAGGAACCCGCATCCTGATTCCTCGGGCGGAAACGGCCAGAGAGCTCTTGCCGGACGAACTTCGCGCCGCCGGAGCGCATGTCGACGTGATCCCTGTGTACCGCACGCTCACGCCGGACGAGGATGTCGGGGGGTGGCGGCAGGAGCTCATGGATCATCGGATTCATGTGGTCACGTTTACAAGCTCTTCCACGGTCCGCAATTTTGTGACGATGCTTGGTGGCGCGGAAGCGATGAAGCCGCTCGTGCAATCCGTCGCGATCGCCTGCATCGGACCCATCACCGCCAAGACCGCAGAGGAATATGGTTTGGCGGTCTCGATCATGCCGGATGAGAATACGATTCCCGCGCTGGTGGATGCGATCGCCCACCATTATGAAAGCCGTGAGCAGGTTGTCACGGGAGCTCCGCAGTAG
- the hemC gene encoding hydroxymethylbilane synthase, translated as MSVQNGQRSTLVLGTRGSKLALCQSEWFQSKVQEVVPEVRVVLKKIQTSGDKIIDVPLAKIGGKGLFVKEIEDALLAGEIDFAVHSMKDVPAQLPDGLDILCIPPREDARDALVSRAGHSFQDLPFGASIGTASLRRQAQLLQARPDLKIAMLRGNLDTRLKKLKEGQFDAIVLAAAGLHRLGWSQTITEYLSPILSLPAIGQGALGIEGRASDAFVRSVLFRLNHQATQTTVTAERAFLYRLEGGCQVPIAAHATLSGEQVILDGLIATVDGKTVLRDQIEGSGQQAYVLGVQLAERLLTRGGDKILREIYGSV; from the coding sequence GTGTCGGTACAGAACGGCCAACGCTCAACCTTGGTGCTGGGGACGAGAGGGAGCAAATTGGCGCTTTGTCAAAGTGAATGGTTTCAGTCCAAGGTGCAGGAAGTGGTCCCGGAGGTCCGGGTCGTGCTGAAGAAGATTCAGACATCCGGCGACAAGATCATCGATGTGCCGTTGGCAAAAATCGGGGGAAAAGGTCTGTTCGTCAAGGAAATCGAGGACGCGTTGCTCGCCGGCGAGATCGATTTCGCGGTGCACAGCATGAAGGATGTTCCAGCGCAATTGCCCGACGGGCTCGACATTCTCTGTATCCCTCCGCGTGAGGATGCTCGCGATGCCCTCGTCAGTCGTGCCGGGCACTCATTCCAGGACCTTCCATTCGGCGCCAGCATCGGGACCGCCAGCCTTCGACGCCAAGCGCAACTATTACAGGCCCGGCCGGACTTGAAGATCGCGATGCTGCGTGGAAACCTGGATACGCGGTTAAAAAAGCTCAAAGAAGGCCAATTCGATGCCATCGTTTTGGCCGCTGCCGGCCTGCATCGGTTGGGGTGGTCTCAGACCATCACGGAATATCTTTCCCCCATCCTCAGCCTGCCTGCGATCGGACAGGGCGCCCTTGGGATCGAAGGTCGGGCGAGTGATGCATTCGTGCGTTCCGTCTTATTCCGACTCAATCATCAGGCTACCCAAACGACTGTGACCGCAGAGCGGGCCTTCTTGTACCGTCTCGAAGGGGGCTGTCAGGTGCCGATCGCAGCCCACGCCACCCTGTCCGGTGAGCAGGTAATCTTGGATGGCCTTATCGCCACGGTCGACGGGAAGACCGTCCTTCGCGACCAGATTGAGGGGTCAGGTCAGCAGGCATACGTTCTTGGCGTTCAATTGGCTGAACGACTGCTGACTCGGGGAGGGGACAAAATTCTCCGAGAGATTTACGGATCAGTGTGA